The following are encoded together in the Pseudomonas xantholysinigenes genome:
- the tuf gene encoding elongation factor Tu yields MAKEKFDRSLPHVNVGTIGHVDHGKTTLTAALTRVCSEVFGSAVVEFDKIDSAPEEKARGITINTAHVEYNSNIRHYAHVDCPGHADYVKNMITGAAQMDGAILVCSAADGPMPQTREHILLSRQVGVPYIVVFLNKADLVDDAELLELVEMEVRDLLSTYDFPGDDTPIIIGSARMALEGKDDNEMGTSAVKKLVETLDAYIPEPVRAIDQPFLMPIEDVFSISGRGTVVTGRIERGIVRVQDPLEIVGLRDTTTTTCTGVEMFRKLLDEGRAGENCGVLLRGTKRDDVERGQVLVKPGSVKPHTKFTAEVYVLSKEEGGRHTPFFKGYRPQFYFRTTDVTGNCELPEGVEMVMPGDNIQMTVTLIKTIAMEDGLRFAIREGGRTVGAGVVAKIIE; encoded by the coding sequence ATGGCTAAGGAAAAGTTTGATCGTTCCCTACCTCACGTTAACGTCGGCACTATCGGCCACGTTGACCACGGTAAGACCACTCTGACTGCAGCGCTGACTCGCGTCTGCTCCGAAGTTTTCGGTTCGGCCGTCGTTGAGTTCGACAAGATCGACTCGGCTCCGGAAGAAAAAGCGCGCGGTATCACCATCAACACCGCTCACGTCGAGTACAACTCGAACATTCGTCACTACGCTCACGTTGACTGCCCAGGTCACGCTGACTACGTGAAGAACATGATCACCGGTGCTGCCCAGATGGACGGCGCGATCCTGGTTTGCTCGGCCGCCGATGGTCCGATGCCACAAACCCGTGAGCACATCCTGCTGTCCCGTCAGGTTGGCGTTCCGTACATCGTGGTCTTCCTGAACAAGGCTGACCTGGTAGACGACGCTGAGCTGCTGGAACTGGTCGAGATGGAAGTTCGCGACCTGCTGTCCACCTACGACTTCCCAGGCGACGACACTCCGATCATCATCGGTTCGGCTCGTATGGCTCTGGAAGGCAAAGACGACAACGAAATGGGTACCAGCGCTGTCAAGAAGCTGGTTGAAACTCTGGATGCCTACATCCCTGAGCCAGTTCGTGCCATCGACCAGCCGTTCCTGATGCCGATCGAAGACGTATTCTCGATCTCGGGTCGTGGTACCGTTGTTACCGGTCGTATCGAGCGTGGTATCGTCCGCGTTCAGGATCCGCTGGAAATCGTTGGTCTGCGTGACACCACCACCACCACCTGCACCGGCGTTGAGATGTTCCGCAAGCTGCTGGACGAAGGTCGTGCTGGCGAGAACTGCGGCGTCCTGCTGCGTGGTACCAAGCGTGACGACGTTGAGCGTGGCCAGGTTCTGGTCAAGCCAGGTTCGGTCAAGCCGCACACCAAGTTCACCGCAGAAGTCTACGTCCTGTCGAAGGAAGAAGGCGGCCGTCACACTCCGTTCTTCAAAGGCTACCGTCCTCAGTTCTACTTCCGTACCACTGACGTGACCGGTAACTGCGAACTGCCGGAAGGCGTTGAGATGGTAATGCCAGGTGACAACATTCAGATGACTGTCACCCTGATCAAGACCATCGCAATGGAAGACGGTCTGCGCTTCGCCATCCGTGAAGGCGGTCGTACCGTCGGCGCCGGCGTCGTAGCAAAAATTATTGAATAA
- a CDS encoding pantothenate kinase translates to MILELDCGNSFIKWRVIHTADAAITGGGIVDSDQALLAAVAGLGDLPLVGSRMVSVRSEEETSSLCALIKERFGVAVSVAQPVKEMAGVRNGYEDHQRLGMDRWLGALGAFHLARGACLVIDLGTAAKADFVAADGEHLGGYICPGMPLMRSQLRTHTRRIRYDDASAERALNSLAPGRSTVEAVERGCVLMLQSFARAQIEQAQALWGDDFTVFLTGGDAPLVHVAAPQARIVPDLVFVGLAMACPLS, encoded by the coding sequence ATGATTCTTGAGCTCGACTGTGGAAACAGCTTTATCAAGTGGCGTGTGATTCACACTGCCGATGCAGCCATCACCGGTGGCGGCATTGTTGATTCGGATCAGGCGCTGCTGGCTGCGGTTGCTGGCCTTGGTGACTTGCCTCTTGTTGGCAGCCGGATGGTCAGTGTGCGTAGCGAGGAAGAAACCTCGTCTTTGTGCGCCCTGATCAAGGAGCGCTTTGGTGTCGCGGTGAGCGTTGCCCAGCCGGTCAAGGAAATGGCCGGTGTGCGCAACGGCTATGAAGACCACCAGCGCTTGGGTATGGATCGATGGTTGGGTGCGCTTGGCGCCTTTCACCTGGCCAGGGGTGCCTGCCTGGTCATCGACTTGGGTACGGCGGCAAAGGCTGACTTTGTGGCGGCGGATGGTGAGCACCTGGGTGGCTATATATGCCCGGGTATGCCATTGATGCGCAGCCAATTGCGTACGCATACGCGGCGCATTCGCTATGACGACGCTTCCGCTGAGCGTGCGCTGAACAGCCTGGCTCCTGGGCGCTCAACCGTTGAGGCGGTCGAGCGTGGTTGTGTGCTGATGCTCCAGAGCTTTGCCCGGGCACAGATCGAGCAGGCCCAGGCACTATGGGGTGATGATTTCACGGTGTTCCTCACGGGTGGGGATGCCCCCCTTGTGCATGTGGCCGCGCCCCAGGCGCGTATCGTGCCGGACCTGGTATTCGTTGGCCTGGCAATGGCCTGTCCGTTGAGCTGA
- the nusG gene encoding transcription termination/antitermination protein NusG: MAKRWYVVHAYSGYEKHVMRSLIERVKLAGMEDEFGEILVPTEEVVEMRNGQKRKSERKFFPGYVLVQMEMNEGTWHLVKDTPRVMGFIGGTADKPAPITDKEAEAILRRVADGSDKPKPKTLFEPGEVVRVIDGPFADFNGSVEEVNYEKSRLQVAVLIFGRSTPVELEFSQVEKV; this comes from the coding sequence GTGGCTAAGCGTTGGTATGTTGTTCATGCTTACTCGGGTTACGAGAAGCATGTCATGCGCTCCCTGATCGAGCGTGTCAAGCTGGCTGGCATGGAAGACGAATTCGGCGAGATCCTGGTCCCGACCGAAGAGGTCGTCGAAATGCGTAACGGCCAGAAGCGCAAGAGCGAGCGGAAATTCTTCCCTGGCTATGTGCTGGTCCAGATGGAAATGAACGAAGGGACTTGGCACCTTGTCAAGGATACTCCTCGGGTCATGGGTTTCATTGGTGGTACCGCAGACAAGCCTGCGCCGATCACTGATAAAGAAGCTGAAGCTATCCTGCGTCGCGTTGCCGACGGCAGTGACAAGCCGAAGCCGAAGACGTTGTTTGAGCCGGGTGAAGTGGTTCGCGTCATTGACGGTCCCTTCGCTGACTTCAATGGCAGTGTCGAAGAAGTTAACTACGAGAAGAGCCGGCTGCAGGTTGCAGTGCTCATTTTCGGTCGCTCCACCCCGGTGGAGCTCGAGTTCAGCCAGGTCGAGAAGGTCTAG
- the rpoB gene encoding DNA-directed RNA polymerase subunit beta, with protein sequence MAYSYTEKKRIRKDFSKLPDVMDVPYLLAIQLDSYREFLQAGASKDQFRDVGLHAAFKSVFPIISYSGNAALEYVGYRLGEPAFDVKECVLRGVTFAVPLRVKVRLIIFDKESSNKAIKDIKEQEVYMGEIPLMTENGTFVINGTERVIVSQLHRSPGVFFDHDRGKTHSSGKLLYSARIIPYRGSWLDFEFDPKDCVFVRIDRRRKLPASVLLRALGYSTEEVLNTFYTTNVFHISGEKLSLELVPQRLRGEVAVMDIHDGSGKVIVEQGRRITARHINQLEKAGVKELDVPMEYVLGRTTAKAIVHPATGEILAECNTELTTDLLIKIAKAQVVRIETLYTNDIDCGPFISDTLKIDTTSNQLEALVEIYRMMRPGEPPTKDAAETLFNNLFFSAERYDLSAVGRMKFNRRIGRTEIEGSGVLSKEDIVEVLKTLVDIRNGKGIVDDIDHLGNRRVRCVGEMAENQFRVGLVRVERAVKERLSMAESEGLMPQDLINAKPVAAAVKEFFGSSQLSQFMDQNNPLSEITHKRRVSALGPGGLTRERAGFEVRDVHPTHYGRVCPIETPEGPNIGLINSLAAYARTNQYGFLESPYRVVKEGVVSDDIVFLSAIEEADHVIAQASAAMNDKKQLIDELVAVRHLNEFTVKAPEDVTLMDVSPKQVVSVAASLIPFLEHDDANRALMGSNMQRQAVPTLRADKPLVGTGMERNVARDSGVCVVARRGGVIDSVDASRIVVRVADDEVETGEAGVDIYNLTKYTRSNQNTCINQRPLVSKGDKVQRGDIMADGPSTDMGELALGQNMRIAFMAWNGFNFEDSICLSERVVQEDRFTTIHIQELTCVARDTKLGPEEITADIPNVGEAALNKLDEAGIVYVGAEVGAGDILVGKVTPKGETQLTPEEKLLRAIFGEKASDVKDTSLRVPTGTKGTVIDVQVFTRDGVERDSRALAIEKMQLDEIRKDLNEEFRIVEGATFERLRSALNGQVVDGGAGLKKGTVISDEVLDGLEHGQWFKLRMAEDALNEQLEKAQQYIVDRRRLLDDKFEDKKRKLQQGDDLAPGVLKIVKVYLAIRRRIQPGDKMAGRHGNKGVVSVIMPVEDMPHDANGTPVDVVLNPLGVPSRMNVGQILETHLGLAAKGLGEKIDRMIEEQRKAAELRTFLTEIYNEIGGRQENLEEFTDEEIIALANNLKKGVPMATPVFDGAKEREIKAMLKLADLPESGQMVLFDGRTGNKFERPVTVGYMYMLKLNHLVDDKMHARSTGSYSLVTQQPLGGKAQFGGQRFGEMEVWALEAYGAAYTLQEMLTVKSDDVNGRTKMYKNIVDGDHRMEPGMPESFNVLIKEIRSLGIDIDLETE encoded by the coding sequence ATGGCTTACTCATACACTGAGAAAAAACGTATCCGCAAGGACTTTAGCAAGTTGCCGGACGTCATGGATGTGCCTTACCTCCTGGCCATCCAGCTGGATTCGTATCGCGAATTCCTGCAGGCGGGAGCATCCAAGGACCAGTTCCGCGACGTCGGCCTGCATGCGGCCTTCAAATCGGTATTCCCGATCATCAGCTACTCCGGCAATGCTGCCCTGGAGTACGTCGGCTATCGCCTGGGCGAGCCGGCGTTCGATGTGAAGGAATGTGTCCTGCGTGGTGTGACCTTCGCGGTCCCGCTGCGTGTGAAGGTGCGCCTGATCATCTTCGACAAGGAATCGTCGAACAAAGCGATCAAGGACATCAAAGAGCAAGAAGTCTACATGGGTGAAATCCCCCTGATGACTGAGAACGGTACCTTCGTTATCAACGGTACCGAGCGTGTGATCGTATCCCAGCTGCACCGTTCGCCGGGTGTGTTCTTCGACCACGACCGTGGCAAGACCCATAGCTCGGGCAAGCTGCTGTACTCCGCACGTATCATCCCTTACCGCGGTTCCTGGTTGGACTTCGAGTTCGACCCGAAAGACTGCGTGTTCGTGCGTATCGACCGTCGCCGCAAACTGCCGGCCTCGGTGCTGCTGCGCGCGCTGGGCTACAGCACTGAAGAGGTGCTGAACACCTTCTACACCACCAACGTCTTCCACATCTCCGGCGAGAAACTGAGCCTGGAGCTGGTGCCGCAGCGTCTGCGTGGTGAAGTTGCGGTCATGGACATCCATGACGGCAGCGGCAAGGTCATCGTTGAGCAAGGCCGCCGTATTACCGCGCGCCACATCAACCAGCTGGAAAAAGCTGGCGTGAAAGAGCTGGACGTGCCGATGGAGTACGTGCTGGGTCGCACCACCGCCAAGGCCATCGTGCATCCGGCGACCGGTGAGATCCTGGCCGAGTGCAACACCGAGCTGACCACCGATCTGCTGATCAAGATCGCCAAGGCTCAGGTTGTCCGCATCGAGACCCTGTACACCAACGACATCGACTGCGGTCCGTTCATCTCCGATACCCTGAAGATCGACACCACCAGCAACCAGCTGGAAGCCCTGGTCGAAATCTACCGCATGATGCGTCCAGGCGAGCCGCCAACCAAGGACGCCGCCGAGACCCTGTTCAACAACCTGTTCTTCAGCGCCGAGCGTTACGACCTGTCCGCCGTTGGCCGCATGAAGTTCAACCGTCGTATCGGTCGCACCGAGATCGAAGGTTCGGGCGTGCTGAGCAAGGAAGACATCGTCGAGGTCCTCAAGACCCTGGTCGATATCCGTAACGGCAAAGGCATTGTCGATGACATCGACCACCTGGGTAACCGTCGCGTCCGTTGCGTCGGCGAGATGGCCGAGAACCAGTTCCGCGTTGGCCTGGTGCGTGTAGAGCGCGCGGTCAAGGAACGTCTGTCGATGGCCGAAAGCGAAGGCCTGATGCCGCAGGACCTGATCAACGCCAAGCCTGTGGCTGCGGCGGTGAAAGAGTTCTTCGGTTCCAGCCAGCTCTCGCAGTTCATGGACCAGAACAACCCGCTCTCCGAGATCACCCACAAGCGCCGTGTCTCCGCGCTCGGCCCTGGTGGTCTGACCCGTGAGCGCGCCGGCTTCGAAGTCCGTGACGTACACCCGACCCACTACGGCCGCGTGTGCCCGATCGAGACTCCAGAAGGTCCGAACATCGGTCTGATCAACTCCTTGGCCGCCTATGCCCGCACCAACCAGTATGGCTTCCTGGAAAGCCCATACCGCGTGGTGAAGGAAGGCGTGGTCAGCGACGACATCGTGTTCCTGTCCGCCATCGAAGAGGCCGATCACGTGATCGCCCAGGCTTCGGCCGCGATGAACGACAAGAAGCAGCTGATCGATGAGCTGGTAGCTGTTCGTCACCTGAACGAATTCACCGTCAAGGCGCCGGAAGACGTCACCCTGATGGACGTTTCGCCGAAGCAGGTTGTTTCCGTCGCTGCCTCGCTGATTCCGTTCCTCGAGCACGACGACGCCAACCGTGCATTGATGGGTTCGAACATGCAGCGTCAGGCTGTACCGACCCTGCGTGCCGACAAACCGCTGGTAGGTACCGGCATGGAGCGCAACGTCGCCCGTGACTCCGGTGTCTGCGTGGTTGCTCGCCGCGGTGGTGTGATCGACTCGGTCGACGCCAGCCGTATCGTCGTTCGCGTTGCCGATGACGAAGTCGAGACCGGCGAAGCCGGTGTGGACATCTACAACCTGACCAAGTACACCCGTTCGAACCAGAACACCTGCATCAACCAGCGTCCGCTGGTGAGCAAGGGTGACAAGGTTCAGCGTGGCGACATCATGGCTGACGGCCCGTCCACCGACATGGGTGAACTGGCACTGGGCCAGAACATGCGCATCGCGTTCATGGCGTGGAACGGCTTCAACTTCGAAGACTCCATCTGCCTGTCCGAGCGTGTGGTCCAGGAAGACCGCTTCACCACGATCCACATCCAGGAACTGACCTGTGTGGCTCGTGATACCAAGCTTGGCCCAGAGGAAATCACTGCGGACATCCCGAACGTCGGTGAAGCCGCACTGAACAAGCTGGACGAAGCCGGTATCGTCTACGTGGGTGCCGAAGTCGGCGCTGGCGACATCCTGGTCGGCAAGGTCACGCCAAAAGGCGAAACCCAGCTGACGCCGGAAGAAAAACTGCTGCGCGCGATCTTCGGTGAGAAGGCCAGCGACGTTAAGGACACCTCCCTGCGCGTGCCGACCGGCACCAAGGGTACTGTCATCGACGTACAGGTCTTCACTCGTGATGGCGTCGAGCGCGACAGTCGCGCCCTGGCCATCGAGAAGATGCAGCTGGACGAGATCCGCAAGGACCTCAACGAAGAGTTCCGCATCGTCGAAGGCGCAACCTTCGAGCGTCTGCGTTCCGCCCTGAACGGCCAGGTGGTCGACGGTGGCGCGGGCCTGAAGAAAGGCACCGTGATCTCCGACGAAGTGCTGGACGGTCTGGAGCACGGCCAGTGGTTCAAACTGCGCATGGCCGAAGATGCACTGAACGAGCAGCTGGAAAAGGCTCAGCAGTACATCGTCGACCGCCGCCGCCTGCTGGACGACAAGTTCGAAGACAAGAAGCGCAAGCTGCAGCAGGGCGATGACCTGGCTCCAGGCGTACTGAAGATCGTCAAGGTCTACCTGGCAATCCGCCGTCGCATCCAACCGGGTGACAAGATGGCCGGTCGTCACGGTAACAAGGGTGTCGTCTCGGTGATCATGCCGGTCGAAGACATGCCGCACGACGCCAACGGTACTCCGGTCGATGTCGTACTGAACCCGCTGGGCGTACCTTCGCGTATGAACGTCGGTCAGATCCTTGAAACCCACCTGGGCCTCGCGGCCAAGGGCCTGGGCGAGAAGATCGACCGCATGATCGAAGAGCAGCGCAAAGCCGCTGAACTGCGCACCTTCCTCACCGAGATCTACAACGAGATCGGTGGTCGTCAGGAGAACCTGGAAGAGTTCACCGACGAAGAGATCATTGCCCTGGCGAACAACCTGAAGAAAGGCGTGCCGATGGCCACCCCAGTCTTCGACGGTGCCAAGGAGCGTGAGATCAAGGCCATGCTGAAACTGGCAGACCTGCCAGAAAGCGGCCAGATGGTGCTGTTCGACGGCCGTACCGGCAACAAGTTCGAGCGTCCTGTGACCGTTGGTTACATGTACATGCTCAAGCTGAACCACTTGGTGGACGACAAGATGCACGCGCGTTCCACTGGTTCCTACAGCCTGGTTACCCAGCAGCCGCTGGGTGGTAAGGCACAGTTCGGTGGTCAGCGTTTCGGGGAGATGGAAGTGTGGGCGCTGGAAGCATACGGCGCGGCATACACCCTGCAAGAAATGCTCACAGTGAAGTCGGACGACGTGAACGGCCGTACCAAGATGTACAAGAACATCGTGGATGGCGATCACCGTATGGAGCCGGGCATGCCCGAGTCCTTCAACGTGTTGATCAAAGAGATCCGTTCGCTCGGTATCGATATCGATCTGGAAACCGAATAA
- the secE gene encoding preprotein translocase subunit SecE has protein sequence MTPKTEAQESRFDLFKWLAVVALVVVGVVGNQYYSASPILYRVLVLLALAAVAGFVALQTAKGKSFFALAKEARTEIRKVVWPTRQETTQTTLIVVAVVLVMALLLWGLDSLLGWLVSLIVG, from the coding sequence ATGACTCCCAAAACTGAAGCCCAAGAATCGCGTTTTGATCTGTTCAAGTGGCTGGCTGTTGTCGCATTGGTAGTCGTAGGTGTTGTGGGTAATCAGTATTACTCCGCCTCCCCGATTCTGTATCGCGTACTCGTCCTGCTTGCTCTGGCTGCTGTCGCTGGCTTCGTTGCCCTGCAGACCGCCAAAGGCAAGTCGTTCTTTGCGCTGGCGAAGGAAGCTCGTACCGAGATCCGTAAAGTCGTGTGGCCGACCCGCCAAGAAACCACGCAGACCACGCTGATTGTCGTGGCTGTTGTTCTGGTCATGGCGTTGCTGTTGTGGGGTCTTGATTCCCTGCTCGGCTGGTTGGTCTCCTTGATCGTTGGCTAA
- the rplA gene encoding 50S ribosomal protein L1 yields the protein MAKLTKRQKAIAEKIEAGKAYNFEEAATLLASLPTAKFVESYDIAVNLGVDPRKSDQVVRSATVLPHGTGKTVRVAVFTQGPAAEAALAAGADRVGMDDLAAEMKGGDLNYDVVIASPDAMRVVGQLGQVLGPRGLMPNPKVGTVTPDVATAVKNAKAGQVRYRTDKNGIIHTSVGKVGFEAGKLKENVEALIADLKRIKPASSKGIYVKRVTLSTTMGPGLIIDQSSLNV from the coding sequence ATGGCTAAGCTGACCAAGCGCCAAAAGGCTATCGCCGAGAAAATCGAAGCAGGCAAGGCCTACAACTTCGAAGAAGCCGCAACCCTGCTGGCTTCGCTGCCGACTGCCAAATTCGTAGAATCCTACGACATCGCTGTCAACCTCGGTGTTGACCCGCGTAAATCCGACCAGGTCGTTCGTAGCGCTACCGTGCTGCCACACGGCACTGGCAAGACCGTACGTGTTGCCGTCTTCACCCAGGGCCCAGCTGCTGAAGCTGCTCTGGCTGCTGGCGCCGACCGCGTAGGCATGGACGATCTGGCTGCCGAAATGAAAGGCGGCGACCTGAACTATGACGTCGTCATCGCATCGCCTGATGCCATGCGCGTTGTAGGTCAGCTGGGTCAGGTCCTGGGTCCTCGTGGCCTGATGCCTAACCCGAAAGTTGGTACTGTGACCCCAGACGTAGCCACTGCCGTGAAAAACGCCAAGGCTGGTCAGGTTCGCTACCGTACCGACAAGAACGGTATCATCCACACCTCCGTTGGCAAGGTCGGCTTCGAAGCTGGCAAGCTGAAGGAAAACGTTGAAGCCCTGATCGCTGATCTGAAGCGTATCAAGCCAGCTTCCTCGAAAGGCATCTACGTCAAGCGCGTTACCCTGAGCACCACCATGGGCCCAGGTCTGATCATCGATCAGAGCTCGCTGAACGTGTAA
- the birA gene encoding bifunctional biotin--[acetyl-CoA-carboxylase] ligase/biotin operon repressor BirA yields the protein MLKLLNLLKDGRFHSGEALGAALGVSRSAVWKQLQHLESELNLTIHKVRGRGYQLAAPLNLLEAQAIAGFSEGEPWPAFIHDSIDSTNAEGLRLAAQGQAAPFLVLAERQSAGRGRRGREWVSPFAENLYYSLVLRIDGGMRQLEGLSLVVGLAVMRTLKTFGLKDVGLKWPNDVLASGRKITGILLELVGDPADVCHVVLGIGINVNMQGAEQIDQPWTSMRGETGQLVDRNRLVAELSQHLQHELARHRRYGFAAFQEEWEQAHLWQGRKVSLVAGTTRIDGVARGVDGQGGLRLEIDGVEKSFSGGELSLRLRDDS from the coding sequence ATGCTGAAGTTGTTGAATCTCCTCAAGGATGGCCGGTTCCATTCCGGAGAAGCCCTGGGGGCCGCCCTTGGGGTGAGCCGCAGCGCCGTCTGGAAGCAGCTGCAGCACCTCGAGAGCGAACTGAACCTGACCATCCACAAGGTTCGTGGCCGTGGCTATCAACTAGCCGCGCCGCTTAACCTGCTTGAAGCGCAGGCGATCGCTGGATTCTCGGAGGGCGAGCCGTGGCCGGCCTTCATTCACGACAGTATCGACTCCACCAATGCCGAGGGCCTGAGGCTCGCAGCCCAGGGGCAGGCAGCGCCGTTCCTGGTGCTGGCCGAGCGTCAGAGCGCCGGGCGCGGGCGTCGAGGCCGCGAATGGGTCAGCCCTTTCGCTGAAAACCTCTATTACAGCCTGGTGCTGCGCATCGATGGCGGCATGCGCCAACTCGAGGGCCTGAGTCTGGTGGTTGGTCTGGCGGTCATGCGTACGCTGAAGACGTTTGGCCTCAAGGATGTCGGGCTGAAGTGGCCCAATGACGTGCTGGCCAGTGGGCGCAAGATTACCGGGATCCTCCTGGAACTGGTCGGCGATCCGGCGGATGTCTGTCATGTGGTGCTGGGTATCGGTATCAATGTGAACATGCAGGGCGCTGAGCAGATCGACCAGCCTTGGACCTCGATGCGCGGCGAGACCGGGCAGTTGGTGGACCGTAACCGCTTGGTGGCGGAACTCAGCCAGCACCTGCAGCACGAGCTGGCCCGTCATCGCCGCTATGGTTTCGCCGCCTTCCAGGAAGAGTGGGAGCAGGCGCATCTGTGGCAGGGGCGTAAGGTTTCGCTGGTCGCCGGCACTACCCGTATCGATGGGGTGGCGCGAGGCGTGGATGGTCAGGGCGGTTTGCGTCTTGAAATCGACGGTGTGGAAAAGAGCTTCAGCGGTGGCGAGCTCAGCCTGAGGTTGCGTGATGATTCTTGA
- the rplK gene encoding 50S ribosomal protein L11 — MAKKIQAYIKLQVKAGQANPSPPVGPALGQHGVNIMEFCKAFNARTQGQEPGLPTPVIITVYSDRSFTFETKSTPASVLLKKAAGLTSGSARPNTVKVGTVTRAQLEEIAKTKQADLTAADMDAAVRTIAGSARSMGLNVEGV; from the coding sequence ATGGCTAAGAAGATTCAGGCTTACATCAAGCTGCAAGTAAAGGCCGGCCAGGCCAACCCAAGCCCACCCGTTGGTCCAGCACTGGGTCAACACGGTGTGAACATCATGGAATTCTGCAAGGCCTTCAACGCCCGTACCCAGGGTCAAGAGCCAGGTCTGCCGACTCCAGTGATCATCACTGTCTACAGCGACCGTAGCTTCACCTTCGAGACCAAGAGCACCCCTGCCTCGGTTCTGCTGAAGAAAGCTGCTGGCCTGACCAGCGGTTCGGCTCGCCCGAACACCGTCAAGGTCGGTACCGTTACCCGTGCTCAGCTGGAAGAGATCGCCAAGACCAAACAGGCTGATCTGACTGCTGCTGACATGGATGCAGCTGTGCGCACCATCGCCGGCTCTGCCCGTAGCATGGGCCTGAACGTGGAGGGTGTGTAA
- the rplL gene encoding 50S ribosomal protein L7/L12: protein MSLTNEQIIEAIGQKTVLEIVELIKAMEETFGVTAAVAAAGPAAAAAVVEEQTEFNVVLTEAGDKKVNVIKAVRELTGLGLKEAKEKVDGAPQVIAEGVSKEAAEDAKKKLEEAGAKVELK from the coding sequence ATGTCTCTGACTAACGAACAAATCATCGAAGCAATCGGCCAGAAAACCGTTCTGGAAATTGTTGAGCTGATCAAAGCTATGGAAGAAACCTTCGGCGTTACCGCTGCTGTTGCCGCTGCTGGCCCAGCTGCTGCTGCTGCCGTTGTCGAAGAGCAGACCGAGTTCAACGTCGTTCTGACCGAAGCTGGCGACAAGAAAGTCAACGTGATCAAGGCCGTTCGTGAACTGACCGGTCTGGGCCTGAAAGAAGCCAAAGAGAAAGTCGACGGCGCTCCTCAGGTTATCGCTGAAGGCGTTTCGAAAGAAGCCGCTGAAGACGCGAAGAAGAAGCTGGAAGAAGCTGGCGCTAAAGTCGAGCTGAAGTAA
- the rplJ gene encoding 50S ribosomal protein L10: MAIKLEDKKAIVAEVNEAAKVALSAVVADARGVTVSAMTGLRKEAREAGVYVRVVRNTLLKRAVEGTEYSILNDAFKGPTLIAFSNEHPGAAARLFKEFAKGQDKFEIKAAAFDGNLIAANQIDVLASLPTRDEAIAKLMSVIQGATSKLARTLAAIRDQKEATAA, from the coding sequence GTGGCAATTAAACTCGAAGACAAGAAGGCCATCGTCGCTGAAGTCAACGAGGCTGCCAAAGTCGCTCTGTCCGCTGTCGTGGCCGATGCCCGTGGTGTGACTGTAAGCGCAATGACCGGACTCCGTAAAGAGGCCCGCGAAGCTGGCGTATACGTGCGTGTCGTACGTAACACCCTGCTCAAGCGCGCTGTTGAAGGCACCGAGTACTCGATCCTCAACGACGCGTTCAAAGGCCCGACCCTGATTGCTTTCTCCAACGAACACCCGGGCGCTGCTGCTCGTCTGTTCAAAGAGTTCGCCAAGGGTCAGGACAAGTTCGAGATCAAGGCAGCCGCGTTTGACGGCAATTTGATTGCGGCGAACCAGATCGACGTGTTGGCTTCCCTGCCGACCCGCGACGAAGCTATTGCGAAGCTGATGAGCGTGATCCAAGGCGCTACCAGCAAGCTGGCTCGTACTCTGGCAGCCATTCGCGACCAGAAAGAAGCTACCGCCGCCTAA